The following proteins are co-located in the Sporolactobacillus pectinivorans genome:
- a CDS encoding glycosyltransferase family 4 protein, with protein MKKKIVFVINYFYPDPASTGQLLTELCLALQHDFQITVIAAKPGNNSATSAYAGGLFEEGALQQIRIIRLKLPGLNKASKLSRIKYILMYFILATIALLRERSVAIIYTISTPPVLGGVIGTIGKFLKRSKHVYNIQDFNPEQAEAVGYSKNHLIYTAARVVDNFSCRHANNIILVGHDMAETLKHRFMSGKLPRYQVINNWTDESDIAPLPKSEVHIARFLEENGLSGKFIVMYSGNLGLYYDLENLIKVARSFSKIKDLVFVFIGEGAVKPQMKHYVDEEALTNVSFLPFQPKKFIRYSLNAADVHLVVNQRGIKGVSVPSKIYGVMAAGKPVLGVLERGSEAERLISDSDCGRVVEPQDYEGVAGLIRYFYNLDQESRKEIGFRGRAYLEQNLKKEHSIAKYGEMLTALADG; from the coding sequence GTGAAAAAGAAGATCGTTTTTGTAATCAATTATTTCTATCCCGATCCAGCGTCAACTGGCCAATTGCTTACGGAACTCTGCCTGGCACTTCAGCACGATTTTCAAATTACGGTGATTGCAGCGAAGCCGGGAAATAATTCAGCGACATCTGCATATGCGGGGGGATTATTTGAAGAAGGTGCCCTGCAACAGATCCGTATTATCCGTCTGAAGCTTCCAGGCCTGAACAAGGCTTCAAAGTTGAGCAGAATAAAATATATTCTGATGTATTTTATTCTAGCCACCATCGCGTTGCTGAGGGAAAGATCTGTAGCTATCATCTACACAATCTCGACACCACCGGTATTGGGCGGGGTCATCGGAACAATCGGCAAATTTTTAAAACGTTCCAAACACGTTTACAACATTCAGGATTTTAATCCGGAACAGGCAGAGGCAGTGGGCTATTCGAAGAATCATCTGATCTATACGGCTGCCAGGGTGGTTGACAATTTCAGTTGCAGGCATGCAAACAATATCATTCTGGTCGGTCATGATATGGCAGAAACCTTAAAGCACCGCTTTATGAGCGGTAAGCTTCCCCGTTATCAAGTCATCAACAACTGGACGGACGAAAGCGATATCGCGCCTCTACCAAAATCAGAGGTTCATATTGCTCGCTTTCTTGAAGAAAACGGACTGTCGGGGAAGTTCATCGTCATGTATTCGGGAAATCTCGGGCTCTATTATGATCTGGAAAACTTAATCAAGGTGGCCCGCAGTTTTTCCAAGATAAAGGATCTCGTTTTTGTTTTCATTGGTGAAGGGGCGGTCAAGCCGCAGATGAAGCACTATGTTGATGAGGAGGCACTGACCAATGTTTCCTTTCTGCCCTTTCAGCCTAAGAAATTTATCAGGTATTCGCTCAATGCTGCGGATGTCCATCTGGTGGTTAACCAGAGAGGGATCAAGGGGGTTTCGGTTCCGAGCAAGATATACGGCGTGATGGCTGCGGGCAAACCGGTTCTTGGTGTACTAGAAAGAGGGAGCGAAGCAGAGCGGCTGATTTCCGATTCCGATTGCGGCAGAGTGGTCGAGCCGCAGGACTATGAGGGAGTTGCCGGGTTAATCCGTTATTTCTACAACCTCGATCAGGAATCCAGAAAGGAAATCGGTTTTAGAGGACGGGCCTATCTGGAGCAGAACCTGAAGAAAGAGCACTCAATTGCGAAATATGGGGAAATGCTGACGGCTCTAGCCGACGGTTAA
- a CDS encoding glycosyltransferase family 2 protein, with product MRPEISVIVPVYNVEHYLQRCIRSVLAQSFISLEIILVDDGSTDHSGRICDLYRKRDDRIRVIHKENGGLSDARNMGVRAATGKYIGFVDSDDFIDRDMYYWLYRTLIENTADIAEAGFLKAYSDVAEKENNETGRVTVYSGRQAAVSGIVNHRCTTYAWNKLYKRELWDTFSFPKGKLFEDEFTTYKVFHACTRVAVIDRKLYYYFQRKTSIAHASFTLKSLDHCEALSEMIQFIEKQEPEALPIVSIKYLFSNIWHLQELLVNRKKVPDSKPVINRMTREIIFYSKYLGRKKQFAEAASRILVGQYYSLYGQRKKIIFMLFLLKRSVHIFFVTLVIRKFVQQYLVLQRKRLSN from the coding sequence ATGCGTCCTGAAATAAGCGTTATTGTTCCCGTTTATAATGTCGAGCATTATCTGCAGCGATGCATCAGAAGCGTTTTGGCACAGTCTTTTATCAGTCTGGAGATCATTTTGGTAGATGACGGCTCCACCGATCATTCAGGAAGGATCTGTGATCTGTACCGGAAAAGGGATGATCGGATCCGGGTCATTCATAAGGAGAACGGCGGGCTGTCCGATGCCCGAAATATGGGCGTTCGCGCGGCAACGGGGAAATATATCGGTTTTGTCGACAGTGATGACTTTATTGATCGGGATATGTATTACTGGCTCTATCGGACGTTAATCGAAAACACCGCCGATATTGCTGAAGCAGGTTTTCTGAAAGCCTACAGTGACGTCGCTGAAAAGGAGAATAATGAGACCGGCAGGGTCACGGTTTATTCGGGAAGGCAGGCAGCCGTCAGCGGGATTGTAAATCACAGATGTACTACGTATGCCTGGAACAAGCTTTATAAAAGAGAGCTTTGGGATACCTTCAGTTTTCCGAAAGGTAAATTATTTGAAGATGAATTTACGACCTATAAAGTGTTTCATGCCTGCACCCGTGTCGCCGTCATCGACCGGAAGCTCTATTACTATTTCCAGCGAAAGACGAGCATTGCCCATGCCTCATTTACGCTTAAATCGCTTGACCATTGTGAGGCGCTCAGTGAAATGATCCAGTTCATTGAAAAGCAGGAACCCGAGGCGTTGCCTATTGTTTCGATAAAATATTTATTCAGCAATATCTGGCATCTTCAGGAACTGCTCGTTAATCGCAAAAAGGTTCCGGATTCCAAACCGGTAATCAATCGGATGACGCGGGAGATTATTTTCTACAGCAAATATTTGGGACGCAAGAAACAATTTGCAGAGGCGGCAAGTAGAATACTGGTCGGTCAATATTACAGTCTGTACGGACAGCGAAAGAAAATTATTTTCATGTTGTTTTTATTGAAAAGGTCTGTCCACATCTTTTTTGTTACTTTAGTTATCCGGAAGTTTGTGCAACAGTATCTCGTTTTGCAGCGCAAGAGACTCTCAAACTGA
- a CDS encoding glycosyl hydrolase family 28-related protein, with product MSRVLSKKKLILIAVTTITLLFAAWAVNVHRGFLFESKQADAKSSPKIILAKDFHVKGNGKTDDADNISRAINAAAAVHGTVYFNKGVYLVSYPIEIPQYVSIVGAGGTQTTFKTTNRKINDVFSLRGNQTLKNIGFISKIGIWPMGNNIKVDGCKFISSVQGIQMASTVRNFTVVNSLFTGSGYSILSNQHPSYDVTISHSKFLNNYSDDIEINAPSQRWTIDSCTFSGISSNTPSAGFGVGAALSAKNIVIKNSTFNNIAGQAVHAEDHSQVAITNSKFQNNGYIHYPGSPEADIAVLSRANVNVSHSFFYKSNKWYSGLAIYNTDWPVGGKLAVSSSNFYHKIVNWPAQLQKNKFYK from the coding sequence ATGTCAAGGGTGTTATCAAAAAAAAAACTGATACTTATTGCTGTGACGACTATAACTCTTTTGTTTGCCGCGTGGGCCGTTAATGTACATAGAGGATTCCTGTTTGAGAGCAAGCAAGCCGATGCCAAGTCTTCTCCAAAAATCATACTGGCAAAAGATTTTCATGTGAAAGGAAACGGGAAGACAGACGATGCGGATAATATCAGCAGGGCGATTAATGCGGCAGCGGCTGTCCATGGAACTGTTTACTTTAATAAGGGCGTTTATCTTGTTTCCTATCCGATTGAGATACCGCAATATGTTTCGATCGTGGGGGCGGGCGGAACACAGACAACATTTAAAACGACCAATCGGAAGATTAACGATGTTTTTTCGTTGCGGGGAAATCAAACATTGAAAAATATCGGATTCATTTCAAAAATCGGTATCTGGCCGATGGGCAACAATATCAAAGTAGACGGCTGCAAATTTATAAGCTCGGTTCAGGGCATTCAAATGGCCTCAACGGTGCGCAATTTTACAGTTGTCAATTCGCTTTTCACAGGATCAGGATACTCGATCCTTTCCAATCAGCATCCGAGCTATGATGTGACAATCAGCCACAGCAAATTCCTGAACAATTATTCAGACGATATTGAAATTAATGCACCAAGTCAGCGATGGACGATTGACAGCTGTACATTCAGCGGTATTTCGAGCAATACACCGTCGGCGGGCTTTGGTGTCGGCGCAGCCTTGTCTGCGAAGAATATTGTGATTAAGAATTCGACATTCAATAATATAGCAGGACAGGCCGTGCATGCTGAAGATCATTCACAGGTCGCGATTACGAACAGTAAATTCCAGAATAACGGTTATATCCACTACCCAGGCAGCCCGGAAGCGGATATTGCCGTGCTCTCCAGAGCCAATGTCAATGTCAGTCACAGCTTTTTTTACAAGTCCAATAAATGGTACAGCGGGTTAGCCATTTATAATACGGACTGGCCAGTCGGTGGAAAACTCGCAGTCAGTTCATCAAATTTCTACCACAAAATCGTTAACTGGCCTGCTCAGCTTCAAAAAAACAAATTTTATAAGTAA
- a CDS encoding oligosaccharide flippase family protein, protein MRRNYMYTVLYQCTVMLVPLITVPYVSRVLLPEGIGVFAYTSSIAQYFSLIGMLGIGVYGNKIIAMSRDDKKEMSRNFFGIYCLQIFLSALSILGYLALVFLFIHSERQIAMIQTIALLGTLADCTWFFSGLELFGGIVLRNTLIKVVGLIAIFIFVKHAGDLALYTWIMCLSTFLGQLVMWFYVRKLIVRVHLSFRSVLKHIRPTLVYFLPEVALQIYFVLDKTMIGLLSTKSEVGIYDYSDKIQKMALSVVTSLGTVMLPRMTHTFASGQFNRAKHYIMKSLDFSTLLGIPITFGLAGIAKEFVPWYMGDSFMKCVTVLILISPTIFLMAWSGVFGSQYLVPLGKMKEYTLSLYAGAIVNFTVNLFLIRSFGSIGASIGTLAAELSVTLVQIYFIKNIIPFKKILPRTVIYLFAGAVMYLLVRAAGQYLGSSIITTVVQIGVGSCSYLMIIMVCEYFMKGGILLNELKKRMGWINEV, encoded by the coding sequence GTGAGAAGAAATTATATGTATACGGTTCTTTATCAATGCACAGTTATGCTGGTTCCGTTAATTACGGTCCCTTACGTTTCCCGCGTTCTGCTCCCGGAAGGAATCGGTGTTTTTGCTTATACATCATCGATCGCTCAATACTTTTCACTGATCGGGATGCTGGGCATCGGGGTATATGGCAATAAGATAATCGCTATGAGCCGGGATGATAAAAAAGAGATGAGCCGGAATTTTTTTGGCATCTACTGTTTGCAGATCTTTCTCTCGGCCTTATCTATTCTGGGATACCTGGCACTTGTCTTTTTATTCATTCATTCAGAACGGCAGATTGCCATGATTCAGACGATCGCGCTTCTTGGGACGCTGGCTGACTGTACCTGGTTCTTCAGCGGACTTGAATTGTTCGGGGGAATCGTTCTAAGAAATACATTGATCAAGGTCGTTGGCCTGATTGCTATCTTTATTTTTGTTAAACATGCAGGAGACCTGGCTCTGTATACCTGGATCATGTGCCTGTCGACTTTTCTCGGACAGTTAGTCATGTGGTTCTATGTCCGCAAACTGATTGTACGCGTTCACCTTTCCTTTAGATCAGTTCTGAAACATATCCGGCCGACCTTGGTCTATTTTTTGCCGGAAGTGGCACTCCAAATCTACTTTGTATTGGATAAAACGATGATCGGGCTCTTATCGACAAAGAGCGAAGTCGGAATCTATGATTACTCGGATAAAATTCAAAAAATGGCGCTCTCTGTTGTTACTTCTCTCGGGACCGTTATGCTGCCGAGAATGACCCATACTTTTGCATCCGGCCAGTTCAATCGGGCAAAGCACTACATCATGAAGTCCCTGGACTTTTCCACATTGCTCGGGATTCCGATCACGTTCGGACTGGCCGGAATCGCCAAGGAATTTGTGCCCTGGTACATGGGCGACAGTTTTATGAAATGTGTCACGGTTTTGATTCTGATCAGTCCGACCATTTTTCTGATGGCATGGAGCGGGGTTTTCGGTTCGCAATATCTGGTGCCTCTCGGCAAAATGAAAGAGTATACCCTTTCACTCTATGCAGGAGCGATTGTCAATTTTACTGTTAATTTATTTCTGATCCGGTCATTCGGTTCTATCGGCGCCTCAATCGGAACCCTTGCCGCGGAACTGTCAGTGACACTCGTTCAGATCTATTTTATTAAGAACATCATTCCTTTTAAAAAGATTCTGCCTAGAACGGTGATCTATCTTTTCGCGGGAGCAGTGATGTACCTTCTGGTGAGAGCGGCCGGCCAGTATTTAGGATCGTCAATAATCACGACCGTTGTCCAGATTGGTGTGGGTTCCTGTTCTTACTTAATGATCATCATGGTCTGTGAATATTTCATGAAAGGCGGGATCCTGCTGAACGAGCTTAAGAAAAGGATGGGTTGGATAAATGAGGTTTAG
- a CDS encoding nucleotidyltransferase family protein: protein MLKLLRALFDPQLPVPQSDAFYRHVLDDSQSLLISSQLCFLLKVRHRLDETPLFFQNELKIRSMRNMMISAVIAKEMERLLDLFESLGIHVIPFKGPLFAEKYFGSLNARSTSDLDILVKPQQMDAAATALGSLGFSSGIQYEPEHFHKVFHKVLPKYNFDLYVEVHWHILRKGTSSLNMDALWKDSVPRNQASFVRELSDLHMFFLICLHGWNHEFNNWKYFIDIIQMIHSLDGKLDYKDLLVFAKCQKTYRRIVHSLIIVYREFPHLNVTLPLPLRTGKRTWWDKSILGTDNDPEATWPTLVRRMKQLDDYDTWQQKWTFFRREILPDPITMSRTMHSCDERYPRMIQYILLYAHRFSGLFSSDSTHLKKGRAEREK from the coding sequence ATGCTGAAACTTCTGCGCGCACTATTCGATCCACAATTACCGGTTCCGCAAAGCGATGCATTTTATCGTCATGTTCTCGATGATTCACAGTCGCTGTTGATCTCTTCACAGCTCTGCTTTCTGCTGAAGGTCCGACACAGGTTAGATGAAACGCCGTTATTCTTCCAAAATGAATTAAAAATTCGATCCATGCGAAACATGATGATCAGCGCCGTTATCGCTAAAGAGATGGAACGGCTTCTCGACCTGTTTGAAAGTCTGGGGATCCATGTGATTCCGTTTAAAGGGCCGCTGTTTGCCGAAAAATACTTCGGATCGCTCAATGCCAGGAGCACTTCCGATCTCGATATACTTGTGAAACCGCAGCAAATGGATGCAGCTGCGACCGCGCTGGGAAGCCTTGGATTTAGTTCCGGCATCCAATACGAACCGGAACACTTTCACAAAGTCTTTCACAAAGTCCTGCCCAAATATAATTTTGACCTGTACGTCGAAGTGCACTGGCACATCCTTAGAAAGGGTACCTCCTCTCTGAATATGGACGCTCTTTGGAAAGATTCTGTTCCTAGGAATCAGGCCAGCTTCGTAAGAGAACTTTCAGACCTTCATATGTTTTTTCTGATCTGTCTCCACGGATGGAACCATGAATTCAACAACTGGAAATATTTCATCGACATCATTCAGATGATACACAGTCTGGATGGCAAGCTTGACTACAAAGATCTGCTTGTTTTTGCCAAATGTCAGAAGACATACCGGCGTATCGTCCACTCGCTGATCATCGTTTACAGGGAATTTCCGCATCTCAACGTGACGCTGCCACTGCCGCTCAGAACCGGCAAACGGACGTGGTGGGACAAAAGCATACTAGGCACAGACAACGACCCGGAGGCAACGTGGCCCACTTTGGTCAGACGGATGAAACAACTGGACGATTACGACACCTGGCAGCAAAAATGGACCTTTTTCAGGCGCGAGATCTTGCCCGATCCGATCACGATGTCGCGCACAATGCACTCATGCGATGAACGATATCCGCGGATGATTCAATATATCCTGTTGTATGCACATCGCTTTAGCGGACTGTTTTCTTCAGATTCTACCCACCTGAAAAAAGGCAGGGCGGAAAGAGAAAAATGA
- a CDS encoding glycosyltransferase family 4 protein — MIRRHLLVIGPVPPPIHGESLAIKHLIESEDVRTSFRLTVVNTNRKRTNKGGHFSLTKIFQDIGIMLHVLRIVRRNPVDIMYLSLSQTRLGLLRDTLLIRLTGKKAGRVVAHLHGNNLRNVLTSMNPLMEKFVVNALGSVESGIVLSRKLAFNFMGLPSHIEIIPNGIDSGYFTAKEVESARSQKLHDSRFHILYLSNLIESKGFAQLILATMDLLNENDQVELWLAGQIYDRQLFDKMMHEVTAAGYDSKIVYLGTVTGAKKKQLLSDADVMVLPTKYPVEGQPISIIEGMASGLPIISSVQGAIPELIEGNGVALKEISRASLAAAIKQLMTDRDLYRRFSINSRQHFLRHYTLDHYIGGLIATFNRGD, encoded by the coding sequence ATGATAAGACGCCATCTGTTGGTCATCGGTCCTGTTCCGCCTCCGATTCATGGTGAAAGTCTGGCGATTAAACACTTAATCGAATCCGAAGATGTGCGAACATCGTTCCGATTGACAGTTGTCAATACAAACAGAAAGCGGACGAATAAAGGTGGGCATTTCTCATTAACAAAAATCTTTCAGGATATCGGTATCATGCTTCATGTCCTAAGGATTGTCAGGAGAAATCCTGTCGACATCATGTATTTGTCCCTATCACAGACAAGACTTGGTCTGCTGCGTGATACACTGCTTATTCGCCTGACCGGTAAGAAAGCCGGGAGAGTGGTTGCCCATCTGCACGGCAATAATCTGAGAAATGTATTGACCTCAATGAACCCCTTAATGGAAAAATTTGTTGTTAATGCGCTGGGCAGCGTCGAATCAGGTATCGTCCTCAGCCGGAAGCTGGCTTTTAACTTTATGGGCCTGCCCAGCCACATTGAGATCATCCCTAATGGCATTGATAGCGGGTATTTTACGGCGAAAGAGGTCGAATCGGCGAGAAGCCAAAAGCTTCATGATTCTCGATTTCATATTCTCTACTTGAGCAACCTGATCGAATCAAAGGGCTTTGCCCAACTGATCCTGGCTACAATGGATTTATTAAACGAAAATGATCAGGTTGAACTCTGGTTGGCCGGTCAGATATATGATCGGCAGCTGTTTGACAAAATGATGCACGAAGTGACAGCGGCCGGGTATGATTCGAAGATCGTTTATCTGGGAACGGTGACAGGAGCGAAGAAAAAACAATTGCTTAGCGATGCTGACGTGATGGTGCTGCCAACAAAATATCCGGTCGAAGGACAGCCTATCTCGATCATCGAAGGCATGGCGTCCGGCCTGCCGATTATCTCATCTGTTCAGGGAGCGATCCCCGAGTTGATTGAAGGGAACGGAGTGGCACTGAAGGAAATCAGCCGGGCAAGCCTGGCGGCGGCGATTAAGCAACTGATGACTGACCGGGATCTATATCGTCGTTTTTCGATAAACAGCAGACAGCACTTTTTACGTCATTATACTCTGGATCATTATATTGGCGGATTAATAGCCACATTCAACCGAGGTGACTGA
- a CDS encoding right-handed parallel beta-helix repeat-containing protein: MSRSVRISVLLVAALAVICGLEIYSIFSFHRNAAFPGHQPVTKTLDIHSNPALIQAKSYHVAGNGKTDDTDHIRQAISAAAAISGTVFFGKGTYLVSGPIDIPSNVSIIGSGKDQTIFKAAKRNNDHIFSLGGNQTVENVSFDSRLGIMPAGDGITIDGCKFMSSVQGIQNAVTVHYLTVINCLFEKSGYGILSNQQPSYDVKVINCRFINNYGDAVEINASSDGWVIENCTFSGISSNTPNAGFGVGAAISAKNIVIKGCTFERIDGQGVHAEDHSQVAIINCAFRNNGFRNYPGSPKADIAVLSQAEVFIDHSFFLASDSNYSKLAIYNTDLPVGGSVTVNSSKFYHKSIGAPITSASNRFIQ; encoded by the coding sequence ATGTCACGAAGCGTAAGGATCAGTGTTCTCTTAGTTGCGGCTCTGGCCGTGATCTGCGGATTGGAAATTTACAGCATTTTCAGCTTTCACAGAAACGCTGCCTTTCCTGGACACCAACCGGTGACAAAGACTCTGGATATCCATTCGAATCCCGCTTTGATTCAGGCGAAGTCTTATCATGTAGCCGGGAATGGGAAGACGGATGATACGGATCATATCCGGCAGGCTATCAGTGCCGCGGCAGCGATAAGCGGTACCGTCTTTTTTGGCAAGGGCACCTATCTGGTGTCCGGCCCGATCGATATTCCCAGTAATGTCTCAATCATTGGATCAGGCAAAGATCAGACGATTTTTAAAGCAGCGAAGCGGAACAACGACCATATTTTTTCGCTCGGCGGCAACCAGACTGTAGAAAACGTCAGTTTTGATTCCAGACTCGGAATTATGCCCGCAGGTGATGGGATCACGATTGATGGCTGTAAATTTATGAGCAGTGTTCAGGGTATTCAGAACGCTGTCACTGTTCATTATCTAACTGTGATCAATTGTCTGTTTGAAAAATCGGGATACGGCATCCTTTCCAATCAGCAGCCGAGCTATGATGTGAAAGTGATTAATTGCCGTTTCATCAATAACTATGGAGATGCCGTTGAAATCAACGCGTCAAGCGATGGGTGGGTGATTGAAAACTGTACATTCAGCGGCATCTCCAGTAACACGCCCAATGCTGGTTTTGGTGTCGGTGCTGCTATTTCCGCAAAGAATATTGTGATTAAAGGGTGTACTTTCGAAAGGATTGACGGCCAGGGCGTACATGCCGAAGATCATTCCCAGGTAGCGATTATCAATTGTGCCTTCAGAAATAATGGCTTTCGGAACTACCCGGGCAGTCCTAAAGCGGATATTGCCGTACTCTCGCAAGCAGAGGTCTTCATCGATCATTCTTTCTTTCTGGCGTCCGACTCAAATTACAGCAAACTGGCAATCTATAATACCGATCTGCCTGTTGGCGGTTCGGTCACCGTTAATTCCTCAAAATTCTATCACAAGAGTATCGGGGCGCCGATCACTTCTGCCAGTAACCGGTTTATCCAATAA
- a CDS encoding O-antigen ligase family protein, which produces MKIFIYAAAFFFCLDDSPFMFGTGYKPISVIFILLYVLSNLPGLFRLRYKRLEFYIFVFMLICLCVSLFQVIMNHYRFDGLLNATETVFAGIICYLGFKLFVEKTKNNPSEYTKLFLWIVRGYGVAVFVGFLQFVYIYITANGAIASLIHLFVERTDFITNSRIHFSFSEPSFISLHTNLLLLPAVIILKKKGMLTRTHKFIVGAFFFLSLFALSIRLYIDIIVFMAAYLFFTTNSKTFVKRSLTVLLAGLSIVTLSYLIFVQNIFGLHSYHYYRMADLITHPSAASSDISTQIRSTYTMIGFQSFADHPLIGYGLGNYHYAYVAHFHEISPDLVNQAQELLGALTDYNLHTYDMFARLASEMGILGIVLIILLLYLVMNVRGRNFSKMMIFLLLYSQLQFDSLSLIPLYFWIAMLQSGFIANLDIAYLPRRAAGRLEASEFKREVVLR; this is translated from the coding sequence ATGAAAATTTTTATTTATGCCGCAGCTTTTTTCTTCTGCTTAGATGATTCACCGTTCATGTTCGGGACCGGCTATAAACCGATATCCGTCATTTTCATCCTGCTCTATGTTCTTTCCAATCTGCCTGGTTTGTTTCGTCTGAGGTATAAAAGGCTTGAATTCTATATTTTTGTCTTTATGCTGATCTGTCTCTGTGTCTCGCTATTCCAGGTGATCATGAATCATTACCGTTTTGACGGACTGCTCAATGCCACTGAAACGGTTTTTGCCGGAATTATCTGCTATCTGGGTTTTAAGCTGTTTGTCGAGAAAACCAAGAATAATCCCTCGGAATATACAAAGCTTTTCCTGTGGATTGTCCGCGGCTATGGTGTCGCGGTTTTTGTTGGTTTTCTGCAATTTGTTTATATCTATATCACAGCGAATGGAGCAATCGCTTCATTGATCCACCTTTTTGTCGAAAGAACGGACTTTATTACCAACAGCCGCATTCATTTCAGTTTTTCGGAGCCTTCATTTATCAGCCTTCACACGAATCTGTTATTGCTGCCTGCCGTCATTATCCTGAAAAAGAAAGGCATGTTGACGCGCACCCATAAATTTATCGTTGGCGCATTCTTTTTTCTCTCACTGTTTGCACTATCAATTCGATTATATATAGACATTATCGTTTTTATGGCGGCTTATCTGTTTTTCACCACGAATTCCAAAACTTTTGTCAAACGGTCGCTAACTGTGCTGCTGGCCGGTTTGTCCATCGTCACACTCTCATATTTAATCTTTGTTCAGAATATTTTCGGGCTGCATTCTTATCATTACTACAGAATGGCAGATCTGATTACTCATCCGTCGGCGGCGAGCAGCGACATCTCCACTCAGATCCGGTCGACCTACACAATGATCGGGTTTCAGTCTTTTGCGGACCATCCTCTGATCGGTTACGGGCTGGGCAATTACCATTATGCTTATGTCGCCCATTTCCATGAGATTTCTCCCGATCTGGTCAATCAGGCACAGGAATTGCTGGGCGCGCTTACCGATTATAATCTGCATACTTATGATATGTTTGCCAGACTGGCGTCGGAAATGGGTATTCTCGGGATTGTTCTCATCATACTCCTCCTTTATCTGGTGATGAACGTCAGAGGCAGGAATTTTTCAAAAATGATGATTTTTCTTCTTCTGTATTCCCAGCTGCAGTTTGATTCTTTGTCGTTGATCCCTTTGTATTTCTGGATCGCGATGCTGCAAAGCGGTTTTATTGCTAATCTCGATATCGCCTATTTACCGCGTCGGGCTGCTGGAAGATTGGAAGCAAGCGAGTTCAAAAGAGAGGTCGTGTTGAGGTGA